In Bactrocera oleae isolate idBacOlea1 chromosome 3, idBacOlea1, whole genome shotgun sequence, a genomic segment contains:
- the LKRSDH gene encoding alpha-aminoadipic semialdehyde synthase, mitochondrial has protein sequence MMRLLQSRATLSVTVATASATKSNLITVKDGATKSFNRWRHHGKVIAIRREDQSVWERRAPFGPSHVQKLVKQGVKVIVQPSNRRAYPMQVYLHAGATVQEDISEASVIFGVKQVPIDSLIPGKTYCFFSHTIKAQESNMPLLDAVLEKNIRLIDYERIVDERGARQVAFGKYAGVAGMVNILHGVGLRLLALGHHTPFMHIGPAHNYRNSSMARQAIRDCGYEISLGMMPKSIGPLTVVFTGSGNVSQGAQEVFQELPIEYVPPEMLRKVAEHGSQNKLYGCEVSRSDHLERREGGGFDAREYDEFPERYISTFSSKIAPYASVIINGIYWAVGSPKLISIPDAKNLLRPANTPWLPTSKGSPALPHRMLAICDISADPGGSIEFMNECTTIDTPFCLYDADRNKDMKSFKGPGVLVCSIDNMPTQLPRESTDYFGELLSPFVHDIIKSDAKKPLEEENFPYPIKSAIIASNGRLTDNFQYIQELRDSSSYRSRHKIEGRFEASKKALILGAGMVSAPLVEWLARENDVSITVCSALKEESDGLARKYNGVDSVYLNVTESSDHLQELCAKSDVVISLLPYSLHGMVAKCCVAEKTHMVTASYLSDEIKELHDEARRNGVTIMNEVGLDPGIDHLLAMECIDEVKEKGGVIESFVSFCGGLPAPEHSDNALRYKFSWSPRGVLLNTLSAAKYLSKGQIVEILGGGDLLSNPRSLNFLPGFALEGFPNRDSTKYAELYGLGRDVHTLLRGTIRYKGFSQCVQPMQLLGLIDPEPHPMLHPHGPDVTWRQLVINMLGMSDSSIFYENLKQKLVERIGNAESIESLGLLEDTPVVKLSTPLDTLSHYLAKRLAFEPHERDLVILRHEVGIRWQDGRREERGINFVAYGQPGGHSAMAQTVGKPAAIAAKMILDGEIQERGVCLPFTPDIYRPMLQRLRAEGLTATETTRIVN, from the exons caCGGCAAAGTTATTGCTATACGACGAGAAGATCAATCCGTTTGGGAGCGACGAGCGCCATTCGGGCCTTCGCATGTGCAAAAACTAGTAAAACAGGGTGTCAAGGTCATAGTACAGCCCTCGAACCGACGCGCCTATCCCATGCAG GTTTATTTGCATGCTGGCGCAACGGTGCAGGAGGATATCAGTGAGGCTTCCGTCATATTTGGTGTGAAACAGGTGCCCATCGATTCGCTCATTCCTGGAAAGACATATTGCTTCTTCTCGCATACCATTAAAGCCCAGGAGTCTAACATGCCACTGCTGGATGCCGTTTTAGAGAAG AATATCCGACTGATTGATTACGAACGCATAGTGGATGAGCGTGGCGCACGTCAAGTCGCATTCGGCAAATATGCTGGTGTAGCGGGCATGGTGAATATACTGCATGGCGTTGGTTTACGTCTTTTGGCGCTGGGACATCATACGCCCTTCATGCATATCGGACCGGCGCATAATTACCGGAACTCGTCGATGGCGCGACAGGCAATAAGAGATTGTGGCTATGAAATCTCATTAGGTATGATGCCTAAATCAATAGGGCCATTGACCGTTGTGTTCACTGGGTCGGGCAATGTGTCGCAGGGTGCGCAAGAGGTATTTCAGGAGTTGCCGATTGAGTATGTGCCGCCTGAGATGTTACGCAAAGTGGCTGAACATGGCA GTCAGAATAAATTATATGGCTGTGAAGTAAGTCGCTCGGATCATTTGGAGCGACGTGAAGGTGGTGGTTTTGATGCCCGTGAATATGACGAGTTTCCTGAACGTTATATATCGACGTTCAGTTCGAAAATTGCACCATACGCTTCAGTGATCATTAATGGTATCTACTGGGCGGTAGGTAGTCCGAAATTGATAAGTATACCGGATGCTAAAAATTTGTTACGCCCCGCGAACACGCCTTGGTTGCCAACCAGCAAAGGAAGTCCAGCGCTGCCGCATCGTATGTTGGCTATCTGCGATATCTCGGCTGATCCGGGCGGTTCTATTGAGTTTATGAATGAGTGTACTACAATCGATACGCCTTTCTGTTTGTACGACGCAGATCGTAATAAGGACATGAAGAGCTTTAAGGGCCCAGGTGTTTTAGTCTGCTCAATCGACAATATGCCCACACAATTACCGCGTGAATCGACGGATTATTTCGGAGAGCTACTCAGTCCATTTGTGCACGACATAATTAAGAGTGATGCCAAAAAACCGCTCGAGGAGGAAAACTTCCCGTATCCAATCAAATCG gCGATCATTGCCAGCAACGGAAGACTGACCGATAACTTCCAGTATATACAGGAGCTGCGCGACTCCAGCAG CTATCGTTCGCGTCACAAAATTGAAGGTCGCTTTGAGGCGTCCAAAAAGGCGCTTATCTTGGGTGCAGGTATGGTCTCAGCGCCACTAGTTGAGTGGCTGGCGCGTGAAAATGATGTCTCGATTACCGTCTGCTCTGCGTTGAAAGAAGAATCGGATGGCCTGGCACGTAAATATAATGGTGTGGACAGTGTGTACCTTAATGTTACCGAGAGCTCAGACCATTTACAAGAGTTGTGCGCCAAATCAGATGTTGTCATCTCCTTGCTTCCTTACAGTCTGCACGGCATGGTGGCTAAATGTTGTGTGGCTGAAAAAACACATATGGTTACAGCCAGTTATTTGAGTGACGAGATCAAGGAGCTGCACGATGAAGCGCGTCGTAATGGTGTCACCATTATGAATGAAGTGGGTCTAGATCCAGGTATTGATCATTTACTTGCAATGGAATGCATTGATGAGGTGAAGGAGAAGGGCGGCGTTATTGAATCTTTTGTTAGCTTCTGCGGTGGTTTGCCAGCGCCTGAGCACTCAGATAATGCGCTGAGATATAAATTTTCTTGGTCACCACGTGGTGTGCTATTGAACACTCTGTCAGCAGCGAAGTATTTAAGCAAAGGACAGATTGTAGAGATTTTGGGTGGCGGTGATTTGTTGTCAAATCCGAGAAGTCTCAATTTCTTGCCAGGTTTTGCTTTGGAAGGTTTTCCGAATCGAGATTCAACAAAATACGCTGAACTATATGGGTTGGGAAGAGATGTACATACGCTGTTGCGTGGCACCATACGATACAAGGGTTTTTCGCAATGTGTGCAGCCGATGCAATTGCTCGGCTTGATTGATCCTGAGCCGCATCCAATGTTGCATCCACATGGACCAGATGTAACGTGGCGTCAGCTTGTGATCAATATGTTGGGTATGTCCGATTCGAGCATATTCtatgaaaatttaaagcaaaagtTGGTCGAACGTATCGGAAATGCTGAAAGCATTGAGAGTCTGGGACTTTTGGAAGACACGCCGGTGGTAAAGCTGAGTACACCATTGGACACGTTAAGTCACTATTTGGCGAAGCGCTTGGCATTTG AACCTCACGAACGTGATTTGGTCATATTGCGTCACGAGGTAGGCATACGTTGGCAGGATGGACGACGTGAGGAGCGCGGCATCAACTTTGTTGCTTACGGTCAACCTGGTGGTCACTCTGCAATGGCACAAACTGTGGGCAAGCCGGCGGCAATAGCAGCTAAGATGATTTTGGATG GTGAAATACAAGAGCGCGGTGTTTGTCTGCCCTTCACGCCCGATATTTATCGACCTATGTTGCAACGACTGCGTGCTGAGGGATTAACGGCAACGGAAACCACCAGAATCGTTAACTAG